Sequence from the Candidatus Rokuibacteriota bacterium genome:
CACGATCCAGTACGTCGTGGAGGAGGCGGTCGCCTCGGGGCTCGACGAGATCATCCTCGTTACGGGCCGCAACAAGCGCGCCATCGAGGACCACTTCGACGCGGCCTTCGAGCTCGAGTACTACCTGCAGGATCGCGGCAAGCTCGAGGAGCTGGCCCAGATCAAGACCATCTCGGAGATGGCCTCGGTCTCCTACGTCCGCCAGAAGGAGCCGCTCGGCCTCGGCCACGCCATCCTCTGCGCCCGGCCGCTCGTCGGCGGGGAGCCCTTCGGCGTCTTCCTGGGCGACGACATCATCGTCTCGCGAGTGCCGTGCATGCGGCAGCTGCTCGACGTCTTCGAGCGGCACAACGGCCCGGTACTCGCCGTGATGCGCATCCCCAAGGAGGAGATCGGCCGCTACGGCGTCATCGTGCCCCGCGGGCTCGGCGGCAACGTGTTCGAGGTGCTGGACCTGGTCGAGAAGCCGGATCCCAAGGACGCGCCGTCCGACCTGGCCATCATCGGCCGCTACGTGCTCACGCCCGATATCTTCCCGATCCTAGCCGAGACCCCGCCCGACTCCCGCGGCGAAATCCAGCTGACCAATGGACTCAGGACCCTTCGCGGCCACCGGCCCATCTATGCCGTCGAGTTCGAGGGGCGCCGCTACGACACGGGAGAAAAGCTGGGCTTCCTCAAGGCCACGGTCGAGATCGCGCTCTCGCGGCCCGATCTGGCCGACGCCTTCCGCGCCTACCTCAAGAGCCTCGACCTCTAGCCGGAAGTCCTTGTAGGGCAGGGACTTGCGGCTGCGGTAGGGAGCCGCAGTCGTTTGACTTCACGGAGCGTTTCTGGGACAATCCGCCCACTTGAGGGCCAGCGCTACTCGCCCTCTACCAGCATGGCGAACCAGCCGAAGCGTGCCTTCCACATCGCGTCCGAGCCCGAGATCAAAGCGGGCCAGGTGTCGGACGTCTACTTCCAGCGGACCATACAGATCCTCAAGGCCAAGGGCCTCACCAAGCGCGTCAAGGCAGAGATCCGACTCAAGAGCTTCCCCCAGGCCGACTGGAACTTCGGCATCCTGG
This genomic interval carries:
- the galU gene encoding UTP--glucose-1-phosphate uridylyltransferase GalU, with amino-acid sequence MSRVRKAVFPAAGLGTRFLPATKAQPKEMLPLVDKPTIQYVVEEAVASGLDEIILVTGRNKRAIEDHFDAAFELEYYLQDRGKLEELAQIKTISEMASVSYVRQKEPLGLGHAILCARPLVGGEPFGVFLGDDIIVSRVPCMRQLLDVFERHNGPVLAVMRIPKEEIGRYGVIVPRGLGGNVFEVLDLVEKPDPKDAPSDLAIIGRYVLTPDIFPILAETPPDSRGEIQLTNGLRTLRGHRPIYAVEFEGRRYDTGEKLGFLKATVEIALSRPDLADAFRAYLKSLDL